In bacterium, the DNA window AACATAAAGGTCGCCGCTGTAATCACGGATTATGTAGTGCATTCTTATTGGATAAATGATGAGGTTGATATGTATTTTGTGCCGTCCCGGGAAGCCGCAGACCGCCTTATTGAGGAAGGTATCGCTGCTGACCGCGTATATGTATCCGGCATACCGATAGATTTAAGGTTCAGCGATAATACAGATAAGCCAAGGGCAAAGATAAAACTTGGATTGCCGGCGTCAAAATCACTGGTTACCATTATGGGAGGAGGGTACGGCTTAGGGTCTCTTGAAGATGTAATAACTGAACTATTGAATATTTCCGGTGAAACATTTTTGCTTGTTATAGCCGGAGGTAATAATAAGCTGTATGAAGCGCTTAACAGGGATTATGGCAGCAGAGAGAATATCAGAATAACAGGATATACCGATGAAATAAATATTATAATGGATGCTACTGATATATTGATATCCAAACCCGGGGGCATAACTTCGGCGGAAACCATGGCAAAAGGAGTCCCGATGATTATAAATTCTCCGTTACCGGGACAGGAGAAGTCAAATGCCAGATACTTAAGCGATAAAAACGCCGCGTTGTTATCAAGGAACGCGAAGGATGCCGGTGATTTGACAAAAAAACTGCTTACAGGCGAGATCGACAAGAAAAATTTAGTTGAAAATGCTTTAAAAATCGGGAATTTAAAAAGCGCCGGGATAATATCACAAAAAATAAATGAATTATGGTTAAGATAATATATTTTTCTTTACTGCATTTTCTGGCTTTGCATCTGCCCAGGAGGATAAGCTATGCGATAGCATGGTTTATTGCGAATTTGAATTTTTTTCTTAACAGAGCGAGCAGGAGAGGCGTTATCGCAAATTTATCCGTAATAATGGAGTTTAAAGGCAGAGACATCAGGGATAATTCAACAAAGAGGGAAATAAAAGGAATAGCCAGAAGGACTTTTATTAATTTCGGGAAATATCTTGTTGATTTTTTCGGGGCCGGGAATTTAACCAGGGATTTTATCAACAGAAAAATTGAGATAAACGGTTTAGAAGCGCTGGACAAAACGATTAAAAATAACAAAGGCGGTATTTTTGTTTCAGTTCATCTGGGTAATTGGGAGTTGGGCGCCATAGTTCTTGCGCTGCTGGAATATCCTATAAATGTTGTGGTATTGCCGCATAAAAATAAAAAAGTGGATGGATTATTTGTTGAAAAAAGGACAAGTAAACATGTAAAAGTTATCCCCATAGGGTATGCTCTCAGAAGATGTTTTGAAGCGTTAAGAAAAAATGAGATTGTGGCCGTATTAGGCGACAGGGATACTACTTTAAACGGGGAAGTGCATAAATTTTTCGGAAAAAGATGTATTTTGCCCAAAGGCTCTGTAGACATCGCGTTGCGGACAGGTTGTAATATAGTATTTGGGTTTTTTGTCAGGAAATCATATGATAAATACCTATTTGAGATTAACGGCCCGATAGAGGCTGATAAGAATAATATATCGAGAGATGAATTGTGGGACAAGATAATCGTGAAAATGGAAGAAATGATTTTAAAATATCCTGACCAGTGGTTTGTTTTTTATCCTTTATGGAGTTGATGGCAGATGGAAATAATCGCTTTAATCAGCGCGTTTAATGAAGGAAGATATGTTGCGGGCGTAGTCGGGAAAGCGAAAAAGTACTGTAAAGAGATAATTGTTGTGGACGACTGCTCAGAGGATAATACATCCGATGAAGCAAAATCGGCGGGGGCGGCTGTTTTAAGGCATGATATCAATAAAGGCAAAGGCGCGGCGATAGGAACGGGGCTTAGTTACCTGGCGGGGAGAAATTTTGATGCGGTCGTGCTGATGGATGGTGACGCCCAGCATGACCCGGATGACATTCCGGTGTTAGCCGAATGTATGGAAAGGACCGCTGCCGATATTGTAATAGGTTCCAGGATGCATAATCCGGAAGATATGCCGTTGATAAGATTGCTTACCAATAAGTTTATGAGCTGGATTCTCAGAAAGTATACGAAAATCAGTTTAAGCGATACGCAATGCGGGTTCCGTCTCATCAAGAAACATGTAATAGATAATTTAAGCTTAAATTCCGATAAGTTTGAAATTGAATCAGAACTTATCATTAAAGCGGCGGCAAAGAAGTTTAAAGTGTCTGAAGCTCCTGTAAAGACAATTTACGGTTCTGAAAAGAGCAAGATAAGACCTTTCAGAGATACTTTGAGATTTATAAAATTTATGCTGTCTGTTAAAAAAGGGCAAAATGCGGAATTTACAGGAAAATGATTTTTCCGAACAAAGAAGGGAAATGGTACATGGCCAGCTCATGGCCAGGGATATATATTCTGAAAAGGTAATAAAAGCTTTTTTGTCCGTCAGGAGAGAATTATTTGTGCCTGAAGAATCCCGTGAGCACGCGTACAGGGATTTTCCTCTGGGAATAGGATTCGGACAGACTATTTCTCAGCCGTATATAGTAGCTTTAATGACACAGGCGGCAGATGTTTTTGAAGGGTCAAAAATATTGGAAATCGGGTCAGGCTCCGGGTATCAGGCCGCAATACTGGCTTATATGGGAGCGGAAGTTTACTCTGTTGAGAGAATACAGGGCTTGAAAGAACTGGCTGAGCGAAACTGCGGGAAAGCCGGTTTCCCTGCAGTCAAATTTAAAATCGGAGATGGGAGTCTCGGTTGGCCCGAATACGCTCCTTACGATATAGTCATCGTTACCGCGGCTTCTCCCCATATTCCGGGAGAACTTGTTAATCAGCTTAAGGAGAATGGCAGGATGGTTATTCCTGTGGGCGGGTCGGCGGTTCAGGATTTATTATTGGCCCGAAAAAAAGATAATAATATTATTAAGCAAAAATTATGCGGCTGCAGGTTTGTTCCTCTTATAGGAGAAGATGCTTGGAAAGATTGAATTTTTACGTTACTCTTGTTTTATTAGTTGTTTTTTGCGGGTTATCCTATGCTCAGGAAGACAGTATAGGATACAGGATAGCGGATGACCTTCAAAAAAGGGGAATTTCGCAGGAATCCGCCGTATTGATAATCGCCGCCCTGCCGATTGTCGAACTCAGAGGTTCCATCCCGGTGGCTCACCTTATGGGAATGGAACCGTTTAAAGCGTATCTCATTTCCATAGCGGGTAATATGATACCCGTGATTCCGATAATACTCCTTCTCGGGCCTTTAACCGAGTGGCTGTCTAAATTTCCCTTCTGGAGAAAATTTTTTGACTGGTTTTTCAAAAGGACGAAAGCAAAAGCTTCCCTGGTTGAGAAGTATAAAGCCGTAGGACTCGCGTTATTTGTCGCCATACCTCTCCCTGTTACGGGCGCATGGACAGGGTGCGCGGCGGCATTTCTTTTTAAGGTGAAACCGGTTTATGCGTTTATTTCAATTCTGGCGGGGGTTTTGATAGCGGGTGTAATTATGAGTGTCATTGCGATTCTGGGATGGATAGGTTTTGCAATCGCCGTAATTGTGCTTGGATGTTTGTTTATGAAAGTGGTTTTTAATATTTTAAGAATAAAACGGAAAAGCGTTGTATGAGGTTGAAACATGGTCGGAGCGGGGGGATTCGAACCCCCGACCTCAGCGTCCCGAACGCTGCGCGCTAGCCAAGCTGCGCTACGCTCCGACAGGTTTGGTTTTCAAACGACAAATTATATAGATTTATTTTTTTAATTTCAACTTTCTTTTACGGGCGCCTTTTTTAGAAAGGAGATTTTTCGTATGCAGGTCTTAATAATGTATTTTTCAAAAACAGGGAACACTAAATTACTGGCTGAACAGATAGCTAAAGGCGTTGAATCGCGGAAAGGCGTGAAATGCATAGTGAAGCCGGCCGGAGAGGTTACAAAAGAGGATTTTCTGGGTTCTGGCGCGATTGTCGCCGGTTCCCCGGTGTATTTTGGTTCTATGGCGGCGGAATTGAAAGAAGTTTTTGACAGGTTTGTGGGTCTGAGAAAGAAGATGGAAAATAAAATCGGAGCCGCGTTTGCGACTTCGGGAGACGGGTCCGGAGGCAAGGAAACGACGGTTTTTTCCATAATTCAGGCAATGCTTATATACGGTATGATAATTGTCGGAGACCCGATGGATGCTACGGGGCATTACGGCGTGACCTGTGTGGGAGCTCCGGATGCGGAAACGGAAAAAAACGCGTTCAAATTCGGCGGGAGAATAGCCGAACTGGCGGCGAAACTTGGGGTTTGGGAGAAAACAAATATATGAATATGGGAAGGAAAAGCGGCATATTGCTCCATCCTACTTCAATTTGCGGAAAATACGGGATAGGGGACTTGGGACCCGAAGCGTATCATTTTATCGATTTCCTTTATAATTCGGGGCAGAAGCTTTGGCAGGTCCTGCCTTTGAATCCACCGGGTTACGGCGAGTCTCCATACCAGTGTTATTCCGCTTTTGCGGGTAATATCATGTTAATAAGCCCCGATCTTCTTTTTGAAAACGGTCTTTTGGAAAAAAAGGATATCGCGGACATCCCCGATTTTGCGCCTGACAGGGTTGAATTCGAAAAAGTAAAAAAAATTAAAATGAATTTACTGAAAAAAGCATATGATAGTTTTAAAAAAACGGAAAATCATGGATTGTCCGGTGATTTTGCCTCGTTTTGCAGGGACAAAGCATGGTGGCTTGAAGATTATGCGCTCTTTATGTCATTCAAAAACCTGTTCGGAGGAGCGGACTGGAATGAATGGGAAAAAGATATTGCCCGGAGAGAAGGAACTGCAATGGAGAAAAAAGCCGTTTCAATCCGCGACGAGGTGGAATCTCAGAAATTCTGGCAGTACCTTTTTTTCAGGCAATGGTTAAAATTGAAGGGGTATTGCCGTGAAAAAGGCATAAGTATTATAGGGGATATCCCGATTTTTGTATCTCACGACAGCGCGGATGTGTGGTCCCATCCCGAACTTTTCAGGCTTGACGCCGATGGCTGCCCAACGGTGGTCGCGGGAGTTCCGCCGGATTATTTCAGCGCTACAGGCCAATTATGGGGAAACCCTATATATGATTGGGAAAAAATGAAAGCCGGCAATTATCAGTGGTGGATAGACAGGTTTAAAAATCTGTTTGAGCTGGTTGATATAGTGAGGCTGGATCATTTTCGCGGATTTGAGGCTTATTGGGAAGTTTCCGCTGATGAAGAAACAGCTGTTAACGGCAGGTGGGTTAAAGGTCCCGGAGAGGATCTTTTCAATGTTCTTCAAACGGCGCTGGGAGAAATGCCCATTATAGCCGAAGATCTGGGGTTTATTACGCCGGAAGTCGAAGCGTTGCGCGATAAATTCGGGTTTCCCGGAATGGCTATATTGCAATTTGCGTTCGGAAAAGATTCTCATGAGTCAACTTTCAGGCCCCATATGTTTAAGAAGAATTTAGTGGCTTATACGGGAACCCACGATAATAACACGGTTGTGGGTTGGTGGAAAGGCGGAAAGCATGACAGCACGAGAAGCGCGGCAGACATCAGGGAGGAAAGGAAAAACGCCGGGGCTTATCTCAACACGGACGGAACGGATGTTAACTGGGCTTTTATAAGGGCTCTTATGGTCTCGGTTGCAAACTTCGTTATTTTTCCCCTTCAGGATATTATGGGGCTCGGCAGTGAGGCGCGCATGAACATTCCGGCTACGTCGGAAGGGAATTGGGCATGGAGATACTCCGGAGATATGCTGAAAGACAAATACGGGAAAAAGCTAAAAGATTTTTGCGTGATTTATAGAAGATGATATCTTGAAACGCTTCTTTTAAATATATATAATCTTATTATGCCGGAAAGAAGAGCGCATATTTTTTATTCAGGTTCTGTCCAGGGAGTAGGTTTCAGGTTTACGGTTTCAAGACTGGCAAGCCGCTATAACCTTTCAGGCTATGTAAAAAATCTTTCCGATGGAAGAGTTGAGATGATGCTGCAGGGAGAAGAAAAAAACATATCCCTTGTGATTAATGATATAAAAGACAATCGTTTTTCAGGGTATATAAGGGACACGGAAGTACAATGGCTGGAACCGTCAAAAGAATTTACCCGGTTTGAGATATTATTTTAAAGAATCCATATGAACAGCGTTATAGTTACAATTGCTAAAAATACATTTGTGGAAGCCTTCCGAAAAAGGATCTTTCAGGTTATTTTTATTTTTTCAATCCTGATAATTCTTTCCACACAGTTTTTTACTTTTTTTACCTTTGGGGAAGAGGTTAAGATACTGAAAGATATCGGGATGGCGGGAATTACATTTTTCTCGCTGATAATTTCGCTTGTCATAGGAAGCTCGTGCATACAGACGGATATGGAAAAGAAAACCATATATACGGTTCTCTCCTATCCCGTTTCAAGGAAAGAATATATTTATGGCAGGGCGGCAGGTGTTTTCTGCTATATTATTTTTGCTGTATTTATCCTGTCAATGGTTTTCTATACGGCATTGAGCGTAAAAACATATTTTATAGGGCAGAAATTCGGGGAAGACGCCAGATTCAATTTTGTAACTTTTTCCCATAATATTGAGTTGTTAAAGGGTGTCTGGCTGATAATTGTAAAGTGTTTTATTATTATTTCCATAGCGCTGCTGTCAAGCATGTTTTTCCAGCAGACATTCACGATTATAGTGTGTTTTCTGGCGTATATACTGGGGCATTTAACCGGTTTTATCGCTAATATGGCAGCGTCGACAGGCAAAATATTCGGGTATCTGATGACCGGTTTTTATTATATCTTCCCCAACCTGGAATTTTTTAATGTTTCTGATTACATAAGCGTGGGCAAACATATATCCGCATCGTATATTCTGCTGGTTACTATATACGGGATTATCTATTCCTTAATGTTAGTTTTGATTACGGCAAAAGTGTTTGAAAAAAAGGATATGTAAAATGGAAAATGTAATAGAGATAAGATCTCTTAAAAAGGTTTACCGTGATTTCTGGAACCGCCCGAAAGTCGTAGCGGTAGACGGGCTGGATTTATCGGTCAGAAGAGGCGAAATATTCGGAATACTCGGCCCCAACGGCTCGGGCAAGACAACGACTTTGAAATTATTACTGGGGCTTATATTCCCTTCTTCCGGCTCAATCAAAATTATGGGAGTATCGCCGGAAAATATGGAATGTAAAAAAAATATCGGTTATATGCCGGAAGAATCTTATCTGTACGGGTTTCTTAATGCCGATGAAATACTGGACTTCTACGGAAAACTTAACGCTATGCCCGAAAAACTGAGGAAGAAGAGAATAGATGAAGTCCTGGATCTTGTAGGGCTTACAGAAGCGAGGAAAAGGCGGGTTGAGGACTATTCAAAAGGCATGTCGAGAAGAATAGGACTTGCGCAGGTCCTTTTGAAGGACCCGGAGTTAGTCCTGCTGGATGAACCTACAATCGGGTTGGATCCCATTGGTTCCAGGGAAATCAAGGATATCATTAAAGGCCTTAAAGACCGCGGTAAAACCGTGCTGTTATCTTCGCATCTTCTTGCCGAAGTCCAGACGATATGCGACAGGATAGCGATATTGTACAGGGGAAAACTTGTGGAGGAAGGAAAGGTGGAAGACCTGTTGACAGTAAGCAATGAAACGGAGATCATCACCTCCGGCCTGAAGACGGTAGAGGTCGAGAAGATTAAGGAACTTGTAAATAAACTGGGAGGAAATCTGATATCCGTCGGACATCCTAAAGAAACATTGGAAAGCCTTTTTATTAAACTTATCAGAGAAAAATCGGGGAAGGACAGTTGAGAAAGATAAAATTTCCGGCGATATATATTATTATAGTGATCTTTATGCTTTTGATTACTTGTATCCTGCAGTCTAAACCGGGACTTATGCCGGAGCTGTATTGGACATATTTTAGGGCGGCGGCTTTATTTGTGCTTGTTTTTCTTGTGCCTCTTTTTAACCGGAAAATCAGGGCAATCGCGCAGTCGGTCTTAAAAGAGGAAATAAGGAAAAAAACTCTTTATGTTATCCTGTTTTTTATGGTTCTGCTGGTCGGCATCATACATATTTTCGGTAAAATCGCGCCGGGAAACCAGCACCTATTCATTTCGGAATTAGGCCTTTCAGGGATGACTATGTTCGGGCTGCTCTTCGGTATTTTTATGGCGTCAACCGCCATATATAAGGAAATGGAGAAAAAGACGGTTTACGTGATGCTTTCCTATCCTGTCAGCAGGCAGGAGATAGTAATGGGTAAGTTTATAGGCAATGTCATATCGGTTACCCTGTTTTCATGTGTTCTTTCAGTTGTATTTATCCTGTCGCTTTTGCTCAGGTTTGGATTTGAGAAGTTTGAACTTATGCTCCTTTATTCATGCGTCGGCTTGATGATAGAATTTATGCTTATAGTCGCGATAGCCATAACCACTTCAACACTGCTTTCTACCATTTCAAATTTTATTTTTGTTTTTATTGTTTTTATACTTGGGCATATGACAGAACAGATTACCCATATTACGGGCAGGGTGGAGGCCGATTCGATTAAAAGCGCGGGAAATATGCTTTTGAAAATCCTACCGGACTTCAGTAGATTTGAATTTAAGGATATGCTTAATCTCGGAGAGGTAGTTGATGTAAATACCCTGATATCTTCGTTTGGTTATGCTTTATTATATTCCGCGGTAATGGTATCGATGGGAATGCTTATTTTCAGAAAAAGGGAAGTGGACCGCCTGTGAAACCCGGAAAAGTAATATTTATTTCCTTTATTATTTTTATGCTGGTGCTGCTGTATTATATCCAGTTGAAAATAATAAATGTGAGAGAAGAGGAAAAACTTTACAGCCGTATTTATCTGCATCCGGGAGAACAGGTTACCGGTATTTTGCTCGGCGGGTTCAGGGGCGTCGCTGCCGATATGCTGTGGATTCAGATAGATGAATACTGGCATCATGGGCAATGGTATAAATGCCTTCCTCTTTATAAAGCGGTTGCTTATCTTCAGCCCAATTTTCTGGATGTGTGGTCCGTTGGCGCATGGCACATGGCCTATAATATCTGCCATGAGGCGAGCGTAAGCCCTTACAGGACTGTCGAGGAAAGAATGAAAGACCAGTATTTCTGGGTTCGGGAGGGGCTTGATTTCCTGAAATTGGGAATAGAGAATAACCCCGATGTGTTCAATGTTTATTTTGAATTGGGATGGACATATTTCAATAAAGTAAAAGATTATCGGAATGCCGCGCGTTATTTTAAAGATGCAATGCGGTACGATTGCCCGTTATATGTCAATAGGCTCTATGCGCATGCCTTATATGAAGCGGGTGATATCGAGGGGGCTAAAAAGGCATGGAAAGAAATCATAGATGAAATGAAGGACAAAGAGAAGGAAGCTCCTTTAAATACGCAGGAAAATTTCCATAGAAATATTGCCGAAAGGTTTTATAACAAGATTAAGAATGAACCGGTCAAATAAATCATGAGAGTATGTTTGATAGGAGATATACACAGTAACCTCGAAGCTTTGAACAAAAGTCTCGAAATAATCAAATCGGAAAAGCCGGATAAAGTATTTTTTGTCGGGGACCTTGTCGGGTACGGGGCAAATCCTTCTGAATGCATAAAACTTGCCCGCGAAAGATTTGATGTATTAATTGCGGGAAATCACGATTATGTGGCTTCGGGAACTCAAAGATGTGAAAATTTCAATCCCCAGGCGACTCATGCGGTGAACTGGACTTCCGAGATGCTGAGCTTCGAGGAAAAAAGTTTTTTGTCATCTCTGCCGCTGATTTATGATAAGAATGATATATGCCTTGTGCACGCATCGTTGCCCAGGCCTGAAGAGTGGCGTTATATGTTCGATCTTACTGAAGTCGAGAAAACCGCGAAGTATGCTTCCGGGAGGTTGATTTTTGTAGGGCATTCCCATGTCCCCATGATTCTTGAGATATCCGATGAGATAATTAAGCGTAAGGTAAATCCCGAACAAAAACTGAAAAAAAACGTCAGATATATAATAAATGTGGGATCTGTAGGCCAGCCAAGAGACGGCGATCCGAGGATTTGCATGGTTTTTTATGATGAAGAGAGTAATACACTGGAGTTTCAGCGCCACGAATACAGCATAAAAACCGCCCAGAATAAGATACTCGATGCCGGCCTGCCTGAAATGCTGGCATTAAGGCTTGGTTTTGGTAAATGAAAAAATTCTTATTCTTCTGGGTTCCTGTATTGGTGTGGGCTGTTATTATATTACTCATATCCTCCATACCTTCATCCAGGCTGCCTGAGATAAAATTGTTTTTTTTGGATAAAATCGTGCATTTTTCCGAATACTTTGTGTTTTCCGCGCTTATGGCAAGGGCATTTTCAGGCGCATCTAAATTGAACTACAAAAGATATTTTGTGATTTCGTTGAGTTTTGCGGCTGTTTTCGCTCTCCTGGATGAAATACATCAGATTTTTCTGCCAACCAGGTCATTTGATTTATTGGATCTTTTTTTTGATCTCCTGGGCGCTTTTGCCGGGTTGATAGTTTATGAAAAATTGAAAGCGCTCTTAAAGGAAGAGGTCAGTATCAGTGAATAATAAAAGCGATAAATACCGGGAATTTTTGTATGACATTGATATCCACGGAGATCCCGTGAAAATAAAAAAGGACATTGAACGGCTCAGGGATATTATCAATTATCATAATAAGAAATATTATGAAGAGAATGCTCCGGTTATATCAGACGGCGAATATGACAGACTTTACTCCAGGCTTAAAAAGCTTGAAGAAACATATCCCCGGTTTAAGACAAAAGATTCGCCTACGCTAAAAATAGGCGAAAAAGTTTCCGGACTTTTCGAAAAAGTAAAACACGAAGTGCCTATGCTGAGCATAGAAAATACATATTCCGAGGAAGAGGTTGGTGCTTTTGATAAAAGGGTCAGAAAAATTTTAAACATTGATAAAGTTGAATATGAAGTTGAAGTAAAAATTGACGGCATATCGGCTTCTTTGCGCTATGAGCGGGGAAGCCTTATAAGGTGCCTTTCCAGAGGAGACGGAACCACAGGAGAAAATATCACCCGGAATATGAAAAATGTCGCAGGTGTTCCCGAAAATCTGAAGGGAATGAATGAAGTGGATGTCTTTGAAGTCCGCGGCGAAGTTTATATGGAGAAAAAAGCCTTTAAAAAGTTAAATGACAGTTTATCGGAGGCGGGAGAAAAATTTGCCAATCCGAGAAATGCGGCGGCAGGTTCATTAAAACTGAAAGACAGTAATATGGTCAAAGAAAGGCGTTTAAAATTTATAGCCCATGGAGTCGGGTCTGTTTCGGGATTTGATAAGGACAACCAGTATGACACGATCAGGACATTATCCGCAACCGGGTTTAAAGTCAGCCCGTGCTGTCGAAAAGCGGAATCGGCTCGGGAAATAATGGATGTTTGCAGGGAATGGGAAAAAAAGAGAGAGGAGCTGCCGTTTGAAATAGACGGCATGGTAATTAAGGTAAATGATTTCTCTATGAGAAAAAAGCTTGGTTCCACGGCGAAATCCCCGAGATGGTGTTTTGCGTTTAAATTTGCCGCGCAAAGAGCGAAAACAAAAATCCTGGACATCGAGTCAAGCGTGGGCAGGACCGGAAGGATAACTCCTGTGGCAATTTTGGCTCCCGTTCAGCTTTCAGGCACTACCGTGAGCAGAGCCAGTCTTTATAATCAGGATGAAATAGACAGGCTTGATATCCGGGTGGGAGATACGGTTATAATTGAAAAAGGCGGCGAAATAATACCGAAAGTTATAGATGTATTGAAGGATGAAACACCCGGCCGCGATAAAAACACAAAAAAATTTAAAATTGATGATATCTGTCCCGTCTGCAAAGGACCGGTTGCAAGGATAGGGGGAGAAGCCGGTTATTTTTGCGAAAATGTAAAATGCAAAGCGCAGTTAAAAAGGAGAATCGAACATTTTGCTTCAAGGAATGCCATGAATATCGAGGGATTGGGAGAGGCTCTTATC includes these proteins:
- a CDS encoding NAD(P)H-dependent oxidoreductase, producing MQVLIMYFSKTGNTKLLAEQIAKGVESRKGVKCIVKPAGEVTKEDFLGSGAIVAGSPVYFGSMAAELKEVFDRFVGLRKKMENKIGAAFATSGDGSGGKETTVFSIIQAMLIYGMIIVGDPMDATGHYGVTCVGAPDAETEKNAFKFGGRIAELAAKLGVWEKTNI
- a CDS encoding protein-L-isoaspartate(D-aspartate) O-methyltransferase, translated to MRNLQENDFSEQRREMVHGQLMARDIYSEKVIKAFLSVRRELFVPEESREHAYRDFPLGIGFGQTISQPYIVALMTQAADVFEGSKILEIGSGSGYQAAILAYMGAEVYSVERIQGLKELAERNCGKAGFPAVKFKIGDGSLGWPEYAPYDIVIVTAASPHIPGELVNQLKENGRMVIPVGGSAVQDLLLARKKDNNIIKQKLCGCRFVPLIGEDAWKD
- a CDS encoding small multi-drug export protein; translation: MERLNFYVTLVLLVVFCGLSYAQEDSIGYRIADDLQKRGISQESAVLIIAALPIVELRGSIPVAHLMGMEPFKAYLISIAGNMIPVIPIILLLGPLTEWLSKFPFWRKFFDWFFKRTKAKASLVEKYKAVGLALFVAIPLPVTGAWTGCAAAFLFKVKPVYAFISILAGVLIAGVIMSVIAILGWIGFAIAVIVLGCLFMKVVFNILRIKRKSVV
- a CDS encoding glycosyltransferase, which translates into the protein MNRLLLCYISRRSGHHKAALVLENALKTANRDLKLKVINPFHYTNPLLSKMTLKTYMGLIRRTPEIWDYLYDNRNVKARTVKIRNFFQKISMARIDKLLNEFYPDIVVCTQALPCCLFSQYKKVKDKNIKVAAVITDYVVHSYWINDEVDMYFVPSREAADRLIEEGIAADRVYVSGIPIDLRFSDNTDKPRAKIKLGLPASKSLVTIMGGGYGLGSLEDVITELLNISGETFLLVIAGGNNKLYEALNRDYGSRENIRITGYTDEINIIMDATDILISKPGGITSAETMAKGVPMIINSPLPGQEKSNARYLSDKNAALLSRNAKDAGDLTKKLLTGEIDKKNLVENALKIGNLKSAGIISQKINELWLR
- a CDS encoding VanZ family protein; amino-acid sequence: MKKFLFFWVPVLVWAVIILLISSIPSSRLPEIKLFFLDKIVHFSEYFVFSALMARAFSGASKLNYKRYFVISLSFAAVFALLDEIHQIFLPTRSFDLLDLFFDLLGAFAGLIVYEKLKALLKEEVSISE
- the malQ gene encoding 4-alpha-glucanotransferase, with protein sequence MNMGRKSGILLHPTSICGKYGIGDLGPEAYHFIDFLYNSGQKLWQVLPLNPPGYGESPYQCYSAFAGNIMLISPDLLFENGLLEKKDIADIPDFAPDRVEFEKVKKIKMNLLKKAYDSFKKTENHGLSGDFASFCRDKAWWLEDYALFMSFKNLFGGADWNEWEKDIARREGTAMEKKAVSIRDEVESQKFWQYLFFRQWLKLKGYCREKGISIIGDIPIFVSHDSADVWSHPELFRLDADGCPTVVAGVPPDYFSATGQLWGNPIYDWEKMKAGNYQWWIDRFKNLFELVDIVRLDHFRGFEAYWEVSADEETAVNGRWVKGPGEDLFNVLQTALGEMPIIAEDLGFITPEVEALRDKFGFPGMAILQFAFGKDSHESTFRPHMFKKNLVAYTGTHDNNTVVGWWKGGKHDSTRSAADIREERKNAGAYLNTDGTDVNWAFIRALMVSVANFVIFPLQDIMGLGSEARMNIPATSEGNWAWRYSGDMLKDKYGKKLKDFCVIYRR
- a CDS encoding lysophospholipid acyltransferase family protein, which translates into the protein MVKIIYFSLLHFLALHLPRRISYAIAWFIANLNFFLNRASRRGVIANLSVIMEFKGRDIRDNSTKREIKGIARRTFINFGKYLVDFFGAGNLTRDFINRKIEINGLEALDKTIKNNKGGIFVSVHLGNWELGAIVLALLEYPINVVVLPHKNKKVDGLFVEKRTSKHVKVIPIGYALRRCFEALRKNEIVAVLGDRDTTLNGEVHKFFGKRCILPKGSVDIALRTGCNIVFGFFVRKSYDKYLFEINGPIEADKNNISRDELWDKIIVKMEEMILKYPDQWFVFYPLWS
- a CDS encoding ABC transporter ATP-binding protein; the protein is MENVIEIRSLKKVYRDFWNRPKVVAVDGLDLSVRRGEIFGILGPNGSGKTTTLKLLLGLIFPSSGSIKIMGVSPENMECKKNIGYMPEESYLYGFLNADEILDFYGKLNAMPEKLRKKRIDEVLDLVGLTEARKRRVEDYSKGMSRRIGLAQVLLKDPELVLLDEPTIGLDPIGSREIKDIIKGLKDRGKTVLLSSHLLAEVQTICDRIAILYRGKLVEEGKVEDLLTVSNETEIITSGLKTVEVEKIKELVNKLGGNLISVGHPKETLESLFIKLIREKSGKDS
- a CDS encoding glycosyltransferase family 2 protein, whose product is MEIIALISAFNEGRYVAGVVGKAKKYCKEIIVVDDCSEDNTSDEAKSAGAAVLRHDINKGKGAAIGTGLSYLAGRNFDAVVLMDGDAQHDPDDIPVLAECMERTAADIVIGSRMHNPEDMPLIRLLTNKFMSWILRKYTKISLSDTQCGFRLIKKHVIDNLSLNSDKFEIESELIIKAAAKKFKVSEAPVKTIYGSEKSKIRPFRDTLRFIKFMLSVKKGQNAEFTGK
- a CDS encoding ABC transporter permease, producing MRKIKFPAIYIIIVIFMLLITCILQSKPGLMPELYWTYFRAAALFVLVFLVPLFNRKIRAIAQSVLKEEIRKKTLYVILFFMVLLVGIIHIFGKIAPGNQHLFISELGLSGMTMFGLLFGIFMASTAIYKEMEKKTVYVMLSYPVSRQEIVMGKFIGNVISVTLFSCVLSVVFILSLLLRFGFEKFELMLLYSCVGLMIEFMLIVAIAITTSTLLSTISNFIFVFIVFILGHMTEQITHITGRVEADSIKSAGNMLLKILPDFSRFEFKDMLNLGEVVDVNTLISSFGYALLYSAVMVSMGMLIFRKREVDRL
- a CDS encoding metallophosphatase family protein, which produces MRVCLIGDIHSNLEALNKSLEIIKSEKPDKVFFVGDLVGYGANPSECIKLARERFDVLIAGNHDYVASGTQRCENFNPQATHAVNWTSEMLSFEEKSFLSSLPLIYDKNDICLVHASLPRPEEWRYMFDLTEVEKTAKYASGRLIFVGHSHVPMILEISDEIIKRKVNPEQKLKKNVRYIINVGSVGQPRDGDPRICMVFYDEESNTLEFQRHEYSIKTAQNKILDAGLPEMLALRLGFGK
- a CDS encoding acylphosphatase → MPERRAHIFYSGSVQGVGFRFTVSRLASRYNLSGYVKNLSDGRVEMMLQGEEKNISLVINDIKDNRFSGYIRDTEVQWLEPSKEFTRFEILF